The Bdellovibrio bacteriovorus genome includes a region encoding these proteins:
- a CDS encoding tRNA (adenine(22)-N(1))-methyltransferase TrmK — MYKLPLRMQLIFDQLLPGQPVWDFCCDHGILGISAYRSGLFPEVYFVDQVAHIMDRLRARFSEKHFDELSTSRAEFFTSAGEDLDTVLKGTVVIAGVGTHTIFKILNSLHQKELLQAQRVILCPQNYEDKLVGFLSEIPHFQYEFCNEHYEFVERGRARKLLILHKKPVMESV, encoded by the coding sequence ATGTACAAATTGCCTCTCCGCATGCAGCTTATTTTTGATCAACTTCTTCCCGGACAGCCTGTCTGGGACTTTTGCTGCGACCATGGCATTTTGGGAATCAGCGCGTATCGCAGCGGATTGTTTCCTGAGGTCTACTTTGTCGATCAAGTCGCACATATCATGGATCGATTGCGCGCGCGTTTTAGTGAAAAGCATTTTGACGAGCTGTCTACGAGCCGGGCGGAGTTCTTTACTTCCGCAGGTGAGGATTTAGACACGGTGCTCAAGGGGACTGTGGTCATTGCGGGAGTGGGCACGCACACTATTTTTAAAATCTTGAACTCACTTCATCAAAAAGAGCTTTTACAAGCGCAGCGAGTGATTCTGTGTCCGCAAAATTACGAGGATAAATTAGTGGGTTTTCTCTCCGAAATCCCTCATTTTCAGTACGAATTCTGTAATGAACATTACGAATTTGTCGAACGCGGACGCGCCCGTAAACTGTTGATTTTACATAAAAAACCAGTAATGGAGTCCGTGTAA
- a CDS encoding DUF4423 domain-containing protein: MQDVNKNSDFRQFLEDELARRSQNYPRYSLRAFARHLEVDSSFLSKILNGKRTVTIRTIRMFGERLNLTPDELQRFGEVSREKKMKRKLERLLEKMPTEEREQSTISITVDENRLPEAKEKIKNFRKELAQFLDAGVAQGKTYQISVSLFPVSGFSND, encoded by the coding sequence ATGCAGGACGTAAATAAAAACTCGGATTTCCGACAATTCCTAGAAGATGAACTGGCTCGCCGTAGCCAAAACTATCCTCGTTACTCTCTACGCGCGTTCGCGCGCCATTTGGAAGTGGACTCGTCATTCTTGTCCAAAATTCTAAATGGAAAAAGAACAGTAACTATCAGAACAATTCGTATGTTCGGGGAGCGTTTGAACCTCACTCCAGACGAACTTCAACGTTTTGGTGAAGTTTCTCGTGAAAAGAAGATGAAGCGCAAGCTTGAGCGTCTTCTGGAGAAAATGCCCACTGAAGAGCGTGAGCAATCAACAATCTCTATCACTGTTGATGAAAACCGCTTGCCAGAAGCAAAAGAGAAAATCAAAAACTTCCGCAAAGAACTTGCTCAGTTTCTTGATGCCGGCGTAGCGCAAGGAAAGACATATCAAATTTCCGTATCGCTATTTCCTGTTTCAGGATTCAGCAACGACTAA
- a CDS encoding glycosyltransferase family 9 protein, whose protein sequence is MKKVLLIRLDKIGDLICTMCVDQVSFLKDRDVHWVISKGLGFVPDNADPKRKYLELSKEDWKTSLQSLRSFLKDFKPDVAVSFQAPWWVSYALWAENVPVRAGVKSQWHSFLFLNRGLRQRRSQAVQHESDYNLDLLLHAFRVNEEITQEKTPELKLVAPMNPELLAKHGLISGKYVVVHPGMAGSALNWPIAKYIEFIVEAKKNYQIVLTGTAADEPWLKEIKERFAGDSQVLSLQNQLKATELFTVLKNSKAVVVPSTGVAHMAASLGANVLGIYSPVRVQHPRRWAARGPHVRIFMPHSQDQDNVDPRCMDEISVEDLLKALSSL, encoded by the coding sequence GTGAAAAAGGTTCTTCTTATCCGACTTGATAAAATTGGCGACCTGATCTGCACCATGTGTGTTGATCAGGTTTCTTTTTTAAAAGACCGCGATGTTCATTGGGTGATCTCTAAAGGTTTGGGATTTGTTCCCGACAATGCAGACCCCAAAAGAAAGTACCTTGAGCTTTCCAAAGAAGATTGGAAGACGTCCCTCCAGTCTTTACGTTCATTTTTAAAAGACTTTAAACCCGATGTGGCCGTGAGTTTTCAAGCCCCCTGGTGGGTCAGCTATGCGCTTTGGGCGGAAAATGTTCCGGTGCGTGCGGGTGTTAAATCTCAATGGCATAGTTTCTTATTTTTAAATCGTGGTCTGCGCCAACGCCGCAGCCAAGCTGTACAACACGAATCCGATTACAACTTGGACCTGCTTCTGCACGCCTTTCGTGTGAATGAAGAAATCACGCAAGAAAAAACTCCCGAATTAAAGCTTGTTGCACCCATGAATCCAGAGCTGTTAGCCAAACATGGATTGATCTCTGGGAAATACGTTGTAGTTCATCCGGGCATGGCCGGTTCGGCTTTAAATTGGCCGATTGCGAAGTACATCGAGTTCATTGTCGAAGCAAAGAAGAACTATCAAATCGTTCTGACGGGCACCGCAGCCGATGAACCTTGGTTGAAAGAAATCAAAGAACGCTTCGCTGGCGACTCGCAAGTTTTATCCTTACAGAATCAATTGAAAGCAACAGAGCTTTTTACGGTTTTAAAAAATTCAAAGGCCGTCGTGGTTCCTAGTACGGGTGTAGCGCACATGGCAGCCTCTTTAGGCGCTAACGTTTTAGGTATTTACAGTCCAGTTCGCGTTCAACATCCTCGCCGTTGGGCTGCTAGAGGCCCTCACGTTCGCATCTTTATGCCTCACAGTCAGGATCAGGATAACGTCGATCCTCGCTGCATGGACGAGATTTCTGTCGAAGATTTGCTAAAAGCTTTGTCTTCGCTTTAA
- the gcvH gene encoding glycine cleavage system protein GcvH, whose product MAFHIPEDYYYTKEHEWAQVDENIVTVGITEFAQDQLGEVVYVELPEEGQKITQGQTFGVIESVKAVSDLYAPVSGTVIEVNTALSDDPSVLNDDPVNEGWLVRIEMDTEKELANLMRAPDYKKLISEK is encoded by the coding sequence ATGGCATTTCACATCCCTGAAGACTACTATTACACAAAAGAACACGAATGGGCTCAAGTTGACGAGAACATCGTAACTGTCGGTATCACTGAGTTCGCTCAAGACCAATTGGGTGAAGTGGTTTACGTTGAACTTCCAGAAGAAGGTCAAAAAATCACTCAAGGTCAAACTTTCGGCGTTATCGAATCAGTTAAAGCGGTCAGCGACCTTTATGCCCCTGTTTCAGGCACTGTAATCGAAGTTAACACGGCTTTATCTGATGATCCGTCAGTTTTGAACGACGATCCAGTAAATGAAGGCTGGTTGGTTCGCATCGAAATGGATACTGAAAAAGAACTAGCAAACCTTATGAGAGCTCCTGACTACAAAAAATTGATCAGCGAGAAATAG
- a CDS encoding hemagglutinin, with amino-acid sequence MNTWNVTVTFIILGLSATLSGCIKADINHPDLVPTLKSTTPSYYTNNASIKVKVQFNRPPTKIVDTEFKTENATIVSITQLDNFSYLVEMTPIAEGRVILNLPEGAALDERGKKSFESENFEVYYDNSIPVTGTATILPAAVSPNPRPIIDGQTEPKAIVTLYNSITCSGDKLADTQADSVTGAFHFPLGNALTVEGAYAWSVLSEDAAGNTYCYPYPLPYVFDETEPSTPSISLPYAIQDSPVIVDVASCDDTNQVPDSYFQVAFTQDGADVPDFSDALWINCAAGNNYVPVTGAEGTHTLTMWVRDEAGNINQSNTVSFTLDTITPSLTVPATASLDRNSSATVLFDDSAVSSDEEGAGVYSLGTASAPRCSDYGSVSIDSSTGALTYTPTAYYYNKDGATDYNGGPCNIKVQFTDQVLPTGHLVEADVAVTVNFIDELPQITAWPGTNGTAAEKCGNKCFANAIFDLNFTANPGGAGFPDPQTLTCSATTADGYYVSVASCSVSGTTGTLSLQMGSAHASSTDTTLITLTVGDGVTTVSKSFGVHVDNYVMSMYPALAVSRPLSCILCHANIQADIVMDFGISQANYTNANNILGFARINSSHMYHADNNVIGFTVTGSLYMPDITVTDKNFIKQVSGTPNGPAVNLRSFLLNPWNYYEPEADAQGTLLTDTDGFVKVAAAPTTMAAMPPINGGITLKNSVKIRAPSDAEILALDSSLSASDTEFVYKGPNSKPGLSGLEIHDYGYGDFVRNNGTIVCYGSIIISGTLYLKNPDIQTDDVGCSIYVAGNVFIETNRGTAINYIGGAASPTLQITSSRNLHMGIGLYDLAHIRNSNNAANDARKIVNDANPSGLRDAGGTVASVKSNEDAGAWEYMTCPLRPEHAIYLDTHYVSNGNYTACDASVDPWKCAMAKEIFNNWTGVVTNYNYVPNVRNVYRPATNTLIDIVRAYESMCRVNGAYQMTNFANYSWTWAGYWGEQPSKIGAPTINSFRVSTVFDHLRVNAHNVHSRYYGEFRGSVISPYALFAVGNLVFRYDTRLNSVVPYPKLMVPNPIFDVQ; translated from the coding sequence ATGAATACATGGAACGTAACGGTAACATTCATAATACTCGGGCTTAGTGCGACCCTTTCAGGTTGTATCAAGGCGGACATCAATCATCCCGATTTAGTTCCGACTTTGAAGTCGACGACTCCCTCTTATTACACAAACAACGCATCGATAAAAGTGAAAGTGCAGTTCAATCGTCCGCCGACAAAAATCGTGGATACGGAATTTAAAACTGAAAACGCCACTATCGTCAGCATCACTCAGCTAGATAATTTTTCATACCTTGTCGAGATGACCCCGATTGCGGAAGGACGTGTGATTTTAAATCTTCCCGAAGGCGCAGCCTTAGATGAAAGAGGTAAGAAGTCTTTCGAATCAGAAAACTTCGAAGTCTATTATGACAACTCGATTCCCGTAACGGGAACGGCAACAATTCTTCCTGCGGCCGTCAGTCCCAATCCTCGTCCTATTATTGATGGCCAAACCGAACCTAAAGCCATTGTGACTCTTTATAATTCTATTACATGTTCGGGTGATAAGCTTGCAGATACCCAAGCCGACAGTGTGACCGGGGCTTTTCACTTTCCTCTTGGAAACGCGCTGACCGTTGAAGGTGCTTACGCTTGGAGCGTTCTTAGCGAAGACGCTGCGGGAAACACCTATTGCTATCCGTATCCTTTGCCTTATGTCTTTGATGAAACCGAGCCGTCGACTCCATCAATCAGTTTACCTTACGCGATTCAAGACAGTCCGGTGATCGTGGACGTAGCCTCTTGCGATGACACAAACCAGGTGCCCGACAGTTATTTTCAAGTGGCCTTCACTCAAGATGGTGCGGATGTTCCTGATTTTTCGGATGCACTTTGGATTAACTGCGCCGCCGGGAATAATTATGTTCCAGTCACGGGCGCTGAAGGCACGCACACTTTGACGATGTGGGTTCGCGATGAAGCCGGAAATATCAATCAAAGTAATACTGTGAGTTTCACACTCGATACGATCACTCCAAGTTTGACCGTTCCCGCGACGGCCTCTTTAGATAGAAATAGCTCAGCTACTGTTCTCTTCGACGATTCGGCTGTGAGTTCAGATGAAGAAGGTGCGGGTGTTTATTCTTTGGGAACAGCTTCTGCGCCCCGTTGTTCTGACTATGGCAGCGTTTCTATTGATTCTTCAACCGGGGCTTTGACTTATACTCCGACGGCTTATTACTACAATAAAGATGGAGCCACCGACTACAACGGCGGCCCTTGCAATATCAAAGTGCAATTCACGGATCAGGTTCTGCCAACAGGACATCTCGTTGAGGCCGACGTCGCGGTCACCGTGAACTTTATCGACGAACTTCCGCAAATCACAGCATGGCCGGGTACAAATGGCACGGCCGCTGAAAAGTGCGGGAACAAATGTTTTGCAAACGCGATATTTGATTTAAATTTTACAGCCAATCCAGGTGGCGCAGGATTTCCAGATCCTCAAACTCTGACTTGTTCAGCGACGACGGCAGATGGTTACTATGTATCGGTGGCCAGCTGTTCTGTGAGTGGGACTACGGGAACACTTTCTCTGCAGATGGGATCGGCTCATGCTTCCTCGACAGATACGACGTTGATCACCTTAACCGTCGGTGACGGAGTAACAACAGTTTCAAAATCTTTTGGAGTGCATGTCGATAACTATGTGATGAGCATGTATCCGGCGCTCGCAGTCTCAAGACCACTTTCTTGTATTTTGTGTCACGCGAATATTCAGGCGGATATTGTGATGGACTTCGGTATCTCGCAAGCCAACTACACTAACGCCAATAACATCTTGGGATTTGCACGGATTAATTCGTCGCACATGTATCATGCCGACAACAATGTCATTGGCTTCACGGTGACAGGCTCTTTGTACATGCCTGACATTACGGTCACTGATAAAAATTTTATCAAACAAGTGAGCGGAACGCCCAACGGACCTGCCGTCAATCTTCGCAGTTTTCTTTTGAACCCTTGGAACTATTATGAACCTGAAGCCGATGCACAAGGAACTTTATTAACGGATACCGATGGCTTTGTGAAAGTCGCCGCAGCTCCGACGACGATGGCGGCGATGCCTCCTATAAATGGTGGAATTACTCTAAAGAACTCCGTAAAAATTCGTGCTCCTTCTGATGCAGAAATATTGGCGTTGGATTCATCGCTTTCTGCAAGTGACACTGAATTTGTCTATAAAGGTCCGAATTCAAAACCTGGCTTGAGCGGTTTAGAAATTCATGACTATGGATACGGAGACTTCGTCCGAAACAACGGAACTATTGTTTGTTACGGCAGTATTATCATCAGCGGAACTTTGTACCTAAAGAACCCTGATATTCAAACCGACGACGTCGGCTGTTCTATTTATGTCGCAGGGAACGTCTTTATCGAAACAAATCGTGGCACGGCGATCAATTACATTGGCGGAGCGGCATCTCCCACGTTGCAAATCACGTCCTCACGCAACTTGCATATGGGAATAGGACTTTACGATCTTGCGCACATTCGAAATTCCAACAACGCCGCTAATGATGCTCGAAAAATTGTGAATGACGCCAACCCGTCGGGTCTACGTGACGCCGGCGGCACCGTGGCTTCAGTAAAGAGCAATGAGGATGCGGGAGCATGGGAATATATGACCTGCCCTCTTCGTCCCGAGCACGCTATTTACCTCGACACGCATTATGTATCTAACGGGAATTACACGGCCTGCGACGCTTCTGTCGATCCTTGGAAGTGCGCTATGGCGAAAGAAATTTTCAATAATTGGACAGGTGTGGTTACGAACTATAACTACGTTCCCAATGTTCGCAACGTCTATCGTCCCGCAACGAACACGTTAATAGATATTGTACGCGCCTATGAGAGCATGTGCCGCGTGAATGGCGCCTATCAAATGACGAACTTCGCAAACTACAGTTGGACATGGGCCGGCTATTGGGGCGAACAACCTTCCAAAATTGGTGCACCTACCATTAATTCATTCCGCGTCTCGACGGTTTTTGACCATCTTCGTGTGAACGCGCACAACGTCCACAGTCGTTACTATGGAGAGTTCCGTGGCTCTGTCATATCCCCTTACGCCCTATTTGCGGTGGGAAATCTAGTTTTCAGATACGACACTCGCCTTAACAGTGTCGTCCCTTATCCCAAATTAATGGTTCCAAATCCAATCTTTGATGTGCAATAG
- a CDS encoding M12 family metallopeptidase, whose product MSNRFLISLLIFLIVLGAYLFSKRDDAIREQNAPPSEQQVLNKEENLQSLVNDPSGPAVSAQNPNENIPGSERQVEALPVTPSQKTPAELGAVRYRLEEGMAVADGDIILGQVEAGAPTTGLTKPLELQLWDSAEIPIYIQPDLENPQRVREALLFFANTPIRFVDYTDQEDVLVFQTGSKDCKSYLGKIGGKQPVWLAPNCAPAEIAHEIMHALGFIHEQNRTDRESFVQVLKENVEDGYLINFEIFPSSLMKVSGLAAFDYNSLMLYPSDTFAKPGTSQTLVSKDPGRQIAPLRNLSQSDIQRLYQAYGNR is encoded by the coding sequence TTGAGCAATCGCTTCTTAATCTCTCTTCTAATTTTTCTTATTGTTCTAGGCGCCTATTTATTTTCAAAGCGCGACGATGCCATTCGCGAACAAAATGCACCGCCTTCGGAACAGCAAGTTTTGAACAAAGAAGAAAATCTTCAGTCTTTAGTGAATGACCCGTCAGGCCCTGCAGTTTCGGCGCAGAATCCGAATGAAAATATTCCAGGAAGTGAAAGACAAGTCGAAGCTTTGCCCGTAACTCCGTCGCAAAAAACTCCGGCGGAACTGGGTGCAGTTCGCTATCGTCTTGAAGAGGGTATGGCTGTCGCTGACGGTGACATCATTTTAGGTCAGGTGGAGGCGGGCGCCCCAACGACGGGATTGACGAAGCCGCTCGAGTTGCAACTTTGGGATTCGGCGGAAATTCCTATTTACATTCAGCCTGACTTAGAAAATCCGCAGCGTGTGCGCGAAGCTTTGCTATTTTTTGCAAACACACCGATTCGTTTTGTGGACTACACAGATCAAGAAGATGTTTTGGTTTTCCAAACGGGCTCTAAAGACTGCAAAAGCTATTTGGGAAAAATCGGTGGAAAACAACCGGTGTGGCTGGCTCCGAATTGCGCGCCAGCAGAAATTGCTCACGAGATCATGCATGCCTTGGGATTCATTCACGAGCAGAACCGCACGGACCGCGAGTCCTTTGTGCAAGTGCTTAAAGAAAATGTCGAGGACGGGTATCTAATAAATTTTGAAATTTTTCCGTCCAGCCTTATGAAGGTGTCAGGCCTAGCGGCATTTGATTATAACTCGTTGATGCTTTATCCGAGCGACACTTTTGCAAAGCCAGGCACATCGCAGACGCTAGTATCGAAAGATCCGGGACGTCAGATTGCACCTTTAAGAAATCTTTCTCAGTCAGATATTCAAAGACTTTATCAGGCGTACGGAAACCGTTAG
- a CDS encoding YheU family protein — protein MSYEENESRPPLEIPKEALSEEALRGIIENFIQREGTDYGREEVALETKFNQIKKQIDKGDVKIVFDPNTETVGLMNTRDWQKLQKS, from the coding sequence ATGTCTTATGAAGAAAACGAATCACGCCCGCCTTTAGAAATTCCCAAAGAAGCCTTAAGTGAAGAGGCTTTACGTGGAATCATTGAAAACTTCATTCAACGTGAAGGCACTGATTATGGTCGCGAAGAAGTCGCACTTGAAACTAAGTTCAATCAGATCAAAAAACAGATCGACAAAGGTGATGTGAAGATCGTTTTTGATCCCAACACCGAAACAGTGGGACTGATGAACACACGCGACTGGCAAAAGCTGCAAAAATCCTAA
- a CDS encoding small ribosomal subunit Rsm22 family protein produces the protein MQRQFTFPASFQESITKALASYKLSLQDSKALAKCVLALSDYFIHKPEDVTPWHESWAQVAYLCYYLPLNSTRLAGIIEEADKRNFFAGLERVVDFGAGLATASLSISQKHALQFHLVERASEPQKIIETYFPQFKAEEWQRTFSAPRLKDPKKTLAVFSYSLTELSDIPDWAYQCEALMLVEPSTQQDGRKLLQLRQKLLENGYHVWAPCTHEGPCPLLTQSKHDWCHDRVHFQAPEWFLKMEEQLPMKNRTLTMSYLLMRKTRPEVITAARVVGDRLEEKGKDRQMICRGPEREFLAWMHKLKIQQEIPRGVLIKNPTEVQKVSNELRVSKEVEVLD, from the coding sequence ATGCAAAGACAGTTTACTTTTCCAGCTTCATTTCAAGAATCTATTACCAAAGCTTTAGCGAGCTATAAATTGTCTTTGCAGGACTCTAAAGCCCTCGCAAAATGTGTTCTGGCTTTATCTGACTATTTCATTCATAAACCTGAGGACGTAACCCCTTGGCATGAATCCTGGGCACAAGTGGCCTATCTTTGTTATTACTTGCCGCTAAACTCCACTCGTCTTGCAGGCATTATCGAAGAAGCCGACAAAAGAAATTTCTTCGCCGGTCTTGAGCGTGTTGTTGATTTCGGCGCGGGCCTAGCGACAGCTTCTTTAAGCATTTCACAAAAGCATGCTCTGCAATTTCACCTTGTTGAGCGAGCGAGTGAACCTCAAAAAATTATCGAAACTTACTTTCCTCAATTCAAAGCCGAAGAATGGCAGCGCACCTTCAGTGCTCCCCGCTTAAAAGATCCTAAAAAAACTTTGGCGGTCTTTTCTTATTCTTTGACCGAGCTTTCAGATATTCCGGATTGGGCTTATCAGTGCGAAGCCTTGATGTTGGTAGAACCTTCAACGCAACAAGATGGTCGAAAGCTTTTACAACTCCGTCAGAAGCTTTTAGAAAACGGCTATCATGTCTGGGCGCCTTGCACGCATGAGGGACCTTGTCCGCTCTTGACTCAATCAAAGCATGACTGGTGTCATGACCGCGTTCACTTTCAAGCACCGGAATGGTTTTTAAAAATGGAAGAGCAGCTTCCGATGAAAAACCGCACCCTGACAATGAGCTATTTGTTGATGAGAAAAACGCGTCCTGAAGTCATAACCGCGGCCCGCGTAGTGGGTGATCGTTTAGAGGAAAAAGGCAAAGATCGTCAGATGATTTGCCGAGGTCCTGAGCGTGAATTCTTAGCTTGGATGCATAAGCTTAAAATTCAGCAAGAGATCCCTCGCGGCGTTCTTATCAAAAATCCAACCGAGGTTCAGAAAGTCTCAAATGAGCTTCGCGTTTCAAAGGAAGTGGAAGTTCTCGACTGA
- the gcvT gene encoding glycine cleavage system aminomethyltransferase GcvT, with the protein MKKTPLADIHVNSGGRMVDFAGWYMPVQYSGLREEHDNVRKNVGLFDVSHMGEVRVKGPKALETLEWLTTNDVAKLNDGEAQYSLLPNDQGGLVDDIIVYCLKKNEDYLVCVNASNKDKDFAWMTKNNKGADITDESDMWGQIAIQGPKALELCDRVFGFKVSEMKPFTLKSGQFQNFKIMVATTGYTGEKGCEVFVEAAGTGALWNHLLNEGKDLGTQPIGLGARDTLRTEMKYSLYGHEIDDTTNPYEAGLGWVIKPAKKDFIGKAIIVGKKEAGLQRNLVGFKMLEKGIPRQGYSLFSFDNKEIGKVTSGTHSPTLDEPIGIAYIDVAFAKEGTEFLLDIRGRKTKAVVCKTPFVQK; encoded by the coding sequence ATGAAAAAGACTCCATTAGCAGATATCCACGTAAATTCGGGCGGCCGTATGGTCGACTTCGCAGGCTGGTACATGCCTGTTCAATATTCTGGCCTTCGTGAAGAGCACGACAATGTTCGCAAGAACGTCGGTCTTTTCGATGTGTCTCACATGGGTGAAGTTCGTGTGAAGGGACCCAAAGCTCTAGAAACTTTAGAGTGGCTGACAACGAATGATGTTGCGAAATTGAATGACGGAGAAGCGCAATACTCGCTTCTTCCGAATGACCAAGGCGGCTTGGTTGACGACATCATCGTTTATTGCTTGAAGAAAAATGAAGACTACTTGGTCTGCGTAAACGCTTCGAATAAAGACAAAGACTTCGCTTGGATGACGAAGAATAATAAAGGCGCTGATATCACTGATGAAAGTGATATGTGGGGTCAGATCGCGATTCAAGGCCCGAAAGCTTTGGAACTTTGCGATCGCGTTTTCGGATTCAAAGTCAGCGAAATGAAACCTTTCACTTTGAAATCCGGCCAATTCCAAAATTTCAAAATCATGGTCGCAACAACGGGCTACACAGGCGAAAAAGGCTGTGAGGTTTTCGTTGAAGCGGCGGGCACTGGTGCTCTTTGGAATCATCTTTTAAACGAAGGTAAGGACTTGGGAACTCAGCCTATCGGTTTGGGCGCTCGTGACACTCTTCGTACAGAAATGAAGTATTCATTATACGGTCACGAAATTGATGACACGACGAATCCATACGAAGCGGGCTTGGGCTGGGTTATTAAGCCAGCTAAAAAAGACTTTATCGGTAAAGCGATTATCGTAGGTAAAAAAGAGGCCGGCCTTCAAAGAAATCTTGTGGGATTTAAGATGCTTGAGAAGGGTATTCCTCGCCAAGGCTACAGCCTGTTTTCTTTTGACAACAAAGAAATCGGCAAGGTAACTAGTGGTACACATTCTCCGACTTTGGATGAACCTATCGGTATTGCCTACATCGACGTAGCTTTTGCGAAAGAAGGAACTGAGTTTCTTCTAGATATTCGCGGCCGTAAAACTAAAGCGGTGGTTTGTAAGACACCTTTTGTTCAGAAATAA